In bacterium, the DNA window CGCTCCTCTGCGGCACCGCGGACATGGTCGAGGGCACCGCCGCCTTTCTCGAGAACCGCCAGGCGGAGTTCAAGGGCAAGTAGCGTCCCGAAAAGGGCTTGGCGCTCCGCTTCCGGCTTGACCAGAGGCGCTCCGGCCCCTTTACTATGGGCTCCGCGGCGGGCCCGGCAGCGCCGGCTGCCGCGGCGCTGCCACCCTGCGAGAGTGGCGGAACTGGCAGACGCGCGGGATTTAGGTTCCCGTGAGGCAACTCGTGGGGGTTCGAGTCCCCCCTCTCGCACCTGCGCTCGCCCGGCCGAAACCCGTCCCCGCCCCGGCTGCCGCCGGCGGCCTTCCGAAGGAGCCCCATGAGCAGCCAGCAGGCCGCCCCGAGCCCGGGTCCCGCCCCGTCCGATCCAGCGCCAGCGGCGGAGGGGCACACGCACGCGCCCCTCGTGGCCATCAGCGAGGTCTCGGTCGAGGAGCCCAAGTCCTGGCAGCGCGTGGTCACCGTGAGGCTGCCGCTCGGCGAATGGGAGGCGGCGCGGGCACACGTCTTCACGAGCGTGCGGCGCAAGGCCCAGGTGCCAGGCTTCCGCAAGGGCAAGGTGCCGGTGCCGATGGTGGAGAGCCTCTATGCGCGCGAGATCGCGCTGGATGCCCTCGACTGGCTGCTGCCGCGCGCCTGGCACCAGGCACTGCACGAGGTCGCACTCGACACGGTCAACGATCCCGACTACAGCGACATCGACTTCGGCGACGAGAGCGGGCAGTTCAGCTTCAAGGCGACGGTGGAGGTGCGGCCGCAGGTGAGAATCGAGGGGTACCGCGGCCAGGCCGTGACGGCCCCCGAGGAGCCGATGCCGGCCGACGGCGTCGAGCGCACCCTGGCCCAGCTCCGGGAGGCGCGGGCCAGCTTCACCGAGGTCGAGCGGCCCGCCGCCGACGGCGATCGCGTGACCGTCGACTTCCGCCAGTTGGACGCGGGCGGGCTGCCCGTCCTCGACACCGCGGTCAAGGGGCATCGCTTCGAGCTGGGCAGCCCCTTCGTGCTCGAGGCCTTCTCGGAGGGCCTGCGTGGCCTGGCGCCCGGCGAGGAGCGCCGCTTCCCGGTCAGCTATCCGGCCGACTACGACCAGGAATCCCTGGCCGGACAGACCCGGATCTTCCAGGTGACCCTGGCCAAGGTGGAGGTCAAGGGGCTGCCCGCCCTCGATGACAGCTTCGCAAGTGAAGTTGGCAAGTTCCAGTCAATACAAGAGTTGAGGGACCGGATCCAGGCCAACATCGAGGCCGAGATCCGGGACCGCAACCGCCAGCGCCTCGAGGCGGCCCTGGTCCATGGCTTGCTCGCGAAGAACCCGTTCGAGCTGCCGCCCTCGATGGTGGCGAGCTACGTCTTGCACCTCCTGGCCGACGAGGAGCGGCGCCGCGGGGCGTCGCTCGGCGAGGACGAGCGCCGGCAGGCGATCGAGAGCCTGGCCCCCGGCGCCGAGCTGGCGATCAAGCGCTGGTTCCTCCTCGACGCCGTGGCGAAACAGGAGGGGCTGGCGGTGAGCGACGAAGACTACGAGGCGCACCTGGGCGCCCTGGCCGCGGCCGAGGGGCGGCCCGGTGAGGAGATCCGGCAGAGCGTCGCCCGGGCGGGCGCTGCCGGCCGGATCCGCGAGGACCTGCTGCACCGGAAGGTCTACGCCTTCCTGGAGACAGAGGCCAAGGTTCAGCGGGCGCCGATCTCGGTACCGG includes these proteins:
- the tig gene encoding trigger factor, whose amino-acid sequence is MSSQQAAPSPGPAPSDPAPAAEGHTHAPLVAISEVSVEEPKSWQRVVTVRLPLGEWEAARAHVFTSVRRKAQVPGFRKGKVPVPMVESLYAREIALDALDWLLPRAWHQALHEVALDTVNDPDYSDIDFGDESGQFSFKATVEVRPQVRIEGYRGQAVTAPEEPMPADGVERTLAQLREARASFTEVERPAADGDRVTVDFRQLDAGGLPVLDTAVKGHRFELGSPFVLEAFSEGLRGLAPGEERRFPVSYPADYDQESLAGQTRIFQVTLAKVEVKGLPALDDSFASEVGKFQSIQELRDRIQANIEAEIRDRNRQRLEAALVHGLLAKNPFELPPSMVASYVLHLLADEERRRGASLGEDERRQAIESLAPGAELAIKRWFLLDAVAKQEGLAVSDEDYEAHLGALAAAEGRPGEEIRQSVARAGAAGRIREDLLHRKVYAFLETEAKVQRAPISVPAAEA